The Acropora muricata isolate sample 2 unplaced genomic scaffold, ASM3666990v1 scaffold_712, whole genome shotgun sequence genome window below encodes:
- the LOC136906390 gene encoding uncharacterized protein, translated as MKEQGKGNVDVQSLVERPQVYILARCGSSEAEQIAYINTRKVCLEGLKNKVVTSNDIQITDVMRLFHGDGPQQEFESGEQKCGNAGCSGCSGDARKYKYLSVSLSKPFLSLMDRLRKVLQGPAGRNKRNGGLKPFKNLRLEELREECQARGLPTDGKKKDLEETLREEMGGIQRVPAMMFFDQERTLEEINLGKYEVLPTEPLHDVKEHICNVLTELPAHLEREECDHFESIVECTFAGKEKLRGCDYRLAAVIVAQYLRGTQNYCLSNIYSPSHVSKFYFCQQI; from the exons atgaaagagcAAGGAAAAGGAAATGTTGATGTACAGTCACTTGTAGAACGACCACAAGTTTACATCCTGGCAAGATGTGGGTCATCAGAAGCTGAACAAATTGCATATATAAATACCAGAAAGGTATGTTTGGAAGGCTTGAAAAACAAAGTGGTGACATCAAATGACATTCAAATTACAGATGTCATGAGGCTTTTTCATGGTGATGGTCCACAGCAGGAATTTGAGAGTGGTGAACAGAAGTGTGGTAATGCTGGCTGTTCAGGCTGCAGTGGTGATGCTAGAAAGTACAAGTATTTGTCTGTTTCACTTTCTAAACCATTCTTATCTTTAATGGACCGTTTGAGGAAAGTTCTTCAAGGGCCTGCAGGCAGAAATAAGAGGAATGGGGGCCTCAAGCCTTTCAAAAATCTACGCCTGGAAGAGTTAAGAGAGGAATGCCAAGCAAGGGGGTTACCTACAGATGGCAAGAAGAAGGATCTTGAAGAGACCTTGAGAGAGGAAATGGGGGGAATTCAAAGGGTGCCAGCTATGATGTTCTTTGATCAGGAAAGGACACTGGAGGAAATTAATTTAG GAAAATATGAAGTCTTACCAACAGAACCTCTTCATGATGTTAAAGAGCATATCTGTAATGTCCTCACTGAACTTCCAGCCCACCTTGAGAGAGAAGAATGTGATCACTTTGAAAGCATCGTTGAGTGCACCTTTGCTGGTAAAGAGAAACTCCGTGGCTGTGATTATCGTCTTGCAGCTGTCATTGTGGCTCAATATCTGAGAGGTACACAAAATTATTGtctttcaaatatttattcCCCAAGTCATGTCTCAAAATTCTACTTCTGTCAGCAAATTTAA